In Deltaproteobacteria bacterium GWC2_55_46, a single window of DNA contains:
- a CDS encoding tRNA pseudouridine(55) synthase TruB, translating into MDKPQGWTSHDVVAHVKRKLNAKKVGHLGTLDPLATGVLVLVIDSATKFASSLGGGAKEYVASCKLGEETDTYDREGKVLSTSDTSALSPVEIKKALEAFKGRITQVPPMYSALKSKGVPLYKLARKGVTIEREAREIEVYEMEPLKIEPPIVEFRALCSGGTYVRSICHDLGVRLGCGGHLAELRRTRSGAFTIEEAVGPGAAAEELSLRVIPLDEALRRASGEAGGEPCQAH; encoded by the coding sequence AAAAGAAAGTTGAACGCGAAAAAGGTCGGGCATCTTGGCACGCTCGACCCTCTGGCCACAGGGGTACTGGTCCTTGTCATTGACTCCGCCACAAAATTCGCCTCAAGCCTTGGCGGAGGCGCTAAGGAATATGTCGCTTCCTGCAAGCTGGGCGAAGAGACCGACACATACGACCGAGAGGGCAAGGTCCTGAGCACTTCAGATACCTCGGCCCTTTCACCTGTCGAGATAAAAAAGGCGTTAGAGGCCTTCAAGGGGCGCATAACCCAGGTCCCTCCCATGTATTCGGCCTTGAAGTCAAAAGGTGTCCCGCTCTATAAGCTTGCCAGGAAGGGAGTGACCATAGAGCGCGAGGCGAGGGAGATAGAGGTCTACGAGATGGAGCCCCTGAAGATAGAGCCGCCGATAGTTGAATTCAGGGCCCTTTGTTCCGGCGGCACCTATGTAAGGTCGATCTGCCATGACCTCGGTGTACGGCTCGGCTGCGGAGGCCATCTGGCAGAGCTTCGAAGGACGAGGTCGGGCGCGTTTACGATAGAAGAGGCCGTAGGCCCCGGAGCCGCCGCCGAGGAGCTCTCTCTAAGGGTCATACCGCTCGATGAGGCCCTGAGAAGGGCCTCTGGAGAGGCTGGCGGAGAGCCCTGTCAGGCACATTAA